From one Tetragenococcus osmophilus genomic stretch:
- a CDS encoding L-talarate/galactarate dehydratase, translated as MPDFIKNIEIKLLKVPLEKPVSDAKVITGKQTPLKEVMITCAIIRTNDGREGFGYVYCKRNGGPAQYSLAKEYAPLLIDEDPDDISRLWDKLLWSSISIGAGGVAVQAITPFDIALWDLKAKKAELSITKLLGQFKEEVPCYNTSGGFLQDSIDEVIDNAQKVLSEGAGGIKIKVGQKDYKEDVRRVEALRKALGDDVPIMVDANQQWDVSTALKAGRYLDEYDLVWLEEPVGAYDVEGHYRLSRALETPIATGEMLVSFNEGLPYLDRRAFDVCQFDAPRIGGITQYKKVIDRCEEQQLVLAPHYSMELHLPLVACYNGEVWVEHFEWFEKMGIFNERVEMNNGLMKVPNRPGIGLTLNNDVVRKLMVDSAEFK; from the coding sequence ATTACAGGGAAACAAACACCTTTAAAAGAAGTTATGATAACTTGTGCAATTATTCGTACGAATGATGGACGAGAAGGGTTTGGATATGTGTATTGCAAGCGTAACGGCGGGCCGGCACAATATAGCCTTGCAAAAGAGTATGCACCGTTACTTATCGATGAAGATCCTGATGATATTTCCAGACTATGGGACAAACTGCTATGGTCAAGTATTTCAATTGGGGCCGGTGGTGTCGCTGTACAAGCAATTACTCCCTTTGATATCGCTTTATGGGATTTGAAGGCCAAGAAGGCAGAGCTCTCAATTACTAAACTTTTAGGGCAATTCAAAGAAGAAGTTCCTTGCTATAACACTTCAGGAGGTTTTCTTCAAGATAGCATTGATGAAGTGATTGATAACGCTCAAAAAGTACTGTCAGAAGGTGCTGGCGGAATTAAAATAAAAGTAGGACAAAAAGATTACAAAGAAGATGTTCGTCGAGTGGAGGCCCTACGTAAAGCTCTCGGAGATGATGTGCCTATAATGGTAGATGCTAATCAGCAATGGGATGTTTCTACTGCATTAAAAGCAGGAAGATACCTCGATGAATATGACTTAGTATGGTTAGAAGAACCTGTTGGTGCTTATGATGTAGAGGGACATTATCGATTGTCACGTGCTTTAGAAACACCTATTGCCACTGGTGAAATGTTAGTTAGTTTTAATGAAGGTCTACCATATTTAGATCGCCGTGCTTTTGATGTTTGCCAATTTGATGCACCAAGAATAGGTGGGATTACACAATATAAAAAAGTAATCGACCGTTGTGAAGAGCAGCAATTAGTTCTAGCACCTCATTACAGCATGGAGCTTCACTTGCCACTAGTAGCTTGTTATAACGGAGAAGTATGGGTAGAACACTTTGAATGGTTTGAGAAAATGGGTATTTTTAATGAACGTGTTGAAATGAATAATGGGCTAATGAAAGTGCCTAATCGCCCAGGAATTGGCTTAACGCTAAATAACGATGTAGTGAGAAAACTGATGGTTGACTCAGCAGAATTTAAGTAA